A stretch of Lysobacter sp. K5869 DNA encodes these proteins:
- a CDS encoding peptidylprolyl isomerase, with protein sequence MSLIATFDTSRGPIRVELAAEKAPLTVANFVNLAQRGFYDGLNFHRVIPNFMIQGGCPQGTGTGGPGYRFEDETRNGLGHQRGVLSMANAGPGTNGSQFFITHIVCDWLDGKHTVFGKVLEGQEIVDTVQQGDKINSVKIEGDTAAVLAAKAERVAEWNKVLDAQARP encoded by the coding sequence ATGAGCCTGATCGCCACTTTCGACACCTCGCGCGGCCCGATCCGCGTCGAACTCGCCGCCGAGAAGGCGCCGCTGACCGTCGCCAACTTCGTCAATCTGGCCCAGCGCGGCTTCTACGACGGCCTGAACTTCCACCGCGTGATCCCGAACTTCATGATCCAGGGCGGCTGCCCCCAGGGCACCGGCACCGGCGGCCCGGGCTACCGCTTCGAGGACGAGACCCGCAACGGCCTGGGCCACCAGCGCGGCGTGCTGTCGATGGCCAACGCCGGCCCGGGCACCAACGGCAGCCAGTTCTTCATCACCCACATCGTCTGCGACTGGCTCGACGGCAAGCACACCGTGTTCGGCAAGGTGCTGGAAGGCCAGGAGATCGTCGACACCGTGCAGCAGGGCGACAAGATCAACTCGGTCAAGATCGAGGGCGACACCGCCGCCGTGCTGGCCGCCAAGGCCGAGCGCGTGGCCGAGTGGAACAAGGTGCTCGACGCCCAGGCGCGTCCGTAA
- a CDS encoding pyridoxal phosphate-dependent aminotransferase, with amino-acid sequence MPQLARRIGRAKPSAIMQVAEKAKRLKAEGRDIISFSIGVPNFLPGDHVYAAVREALAKDSGQYGSNRGADALLDAFIEHMGKVGLTGYGRVNCATGIGAKHVIYNIAEALLDEGDTIVFPTPYWTSYLDIAEIVNAKIDLLPCPASQDYKLTPEQLDAALAKKPRVFLFNNPSNPTGMVYSKEEIDALAAVLVKYPDTWVITDDIYNRMVFDGLGYHNFVHSRPELRDRVIFIDSLSKTYGMPGWRVGFMAGPEAVAQAVTTMNSNHITNVPEIVTAAAVAALSGPQDVPTQKCAEFQAKRDQVMAVMNAIPGVVCPRPQGAFYVFPDISVAFGKTHQPSGLKIGNDMDLCNALLETKGVACVPGSAFGEPRALRISYTCPTPQLAPGLQRFQEFFAELA; translated from the coding sequence ATGCCCCAGCTCGCCCGGCGCATCGGTCGCGCCAAGCCCAGCGCGATCATGCAGGTTGCCGAAAAGGCCAAGCGGCTCAAGGCCGAAGGCCGCGACATCATCAGCTTCTCCATCGGCGTCCCCAACTTCCTGCCCGGCGATCACGTCTACGCCGCCGTGCGCGAAGCGCTGGCCAAAGACAGCGGCCAGTACGGCAGCAACCGCGGCGCCGACGCGCTGCTGGACGCGTTCATCGAACACATGGGCAAGGTCGGCCTGACCGGCTACGGCCGCGTCAACTGCGCGACCGGCATCGGCGCCAAGCACGTCATCTACAACATCGCCGAAGCGCTGCTCGACGAAGGCGACACCATCGTCTTCCCGACCCCGTACTGGACCAGCTATCTCGACATCGCCGAGATCGTCAACGCCAAGATCGACCTGCTGCCGTGCCCGGCCTCGCAGGACTACAAGCTCACCCCGGAACAGCTCGACGCCGCACTGGCGAAGAAGCCGCGCGTGTTCTTGTTCAACAATCCCTCGAACCCGACCGGCATGGTCTATTCGAAGGAAGAGATCGACGCGCTGGCCGCGGTGCTCGTCAAGTACCCGGACACCTGGGTCATCACCGACGACATCTACAACCGCATGGTGTTCGACGGCCTGGGCTACCACAACTTCGTGCACTCGCGTCCCGAGCTGCGCGACCGGGTGATCTTCATCGACTCGTTGTCCAAGACCTACGGCATGCCGGGTTGGCGCGTGGGCTTCATGGCCGGTCCGGAAGCCGTCGCCCAGGCGGTGACGACGATGAACTCCAACCACATCACCAACGTGCCGGAGATCGTCACCGCCGCCGCGGTCGCCGCGCTGTCGGGCCCGCAGGACGTGCCGACGCAGAAGTGCGCCGAATTCCAGGCCAAGCGCGATCAGGTCATGGCGGTGATGAACGCGATTCCCGGCGTGGTCTGCCCGCGTCCGCAGGGCGCGTTCTACGTGTTCCCGGACATCAGCGTCGCCTTCGGCAAGACCCATCAGCCCAGCGGCCTGAAGATCGGCAACGACATGGACCTGTGCAACGCGCTGCTGGAAACCAAGGGCGTGGCCTGCGTGCCGGGCTCGGCGTTCGGCGAGCCGCGCGCGCTGCGCATCAGCTACACCTGTCCGACCCCGCAGCTGGCCCCCGGCCTGCAGCGGTTCCAGGAGTTCTTCGCCGAGCTCGCCTGA
- a CDS encoding glutaredoxin family protein: MRVTTVLFVVAALAVGAVGAKFAMSGGLPQQWFGSRPAQLAPDDPRHTTGDKRIVMLAAQWCGYCEKLRKDFELAEVRYTLIDVDTEQGQRAMAAVGARGVPVTIVGQDIVYGYNPDQIKDKLAPLGYRL; this comes from the coding sequence ATGCGCGTCACCACCGTGTTGTTCGTCGTGGCCGCGCTCGCCGTGGGTGCGGTCGGCGCCAAGTTCGCCATGAGCGGCGGCCTGCCGCAGCAGTGGTTCGGCTCGCGTCCGGCGCAACTCGCGCCGGACGATCCGCGCCACACCACCGGCGACAAGCGCATCGTCATGCTCGCCGCGCAGTGGTGCGGCTATTGCGAAAAACTGCGCAAGGACTTCGAACTCGCCGAGGTGCGCTACACCCTGATCGACGTCGACACCGAGCAGGGCCAGCGCGCCATGGCCGCGGTCGGCGCGCGCGGCGTGCCGGTCACCATCGTCGGCCAGGACATCGTCTACGGCTACAACCCCGACCAGATCAAGGACAAGCTCGCGCCGCTCGGCTACCGGCTGTAA
- a CDS encoding malate dehydrogenase, whose product MKTPVRVAVTGAAGQIGYSLLFRIASGEMLGKDQPVILQLLELPLEKAQAALKGVIMELEDCAFPLLAGIVGTDDAEVAFKDADIALLVGARPRGPGMERKDLLLENAKIFTAQGAALNKVASRNVKVLVVGNPANTNAYIAMKSAPDLPAKNFTAMLRLDHNRALSQLAAKAGVAVGDIENLIVWGNHSPTMYPDYRFAKAGGASLKDKINDAAWNADTFIPQVGKRGAAIIEARGLSSAASAANAAIDHIRDWVLGSDGKWVTMGVPSDGSYGIPEGVMYGVPVITANGEYTRVEGLEVDEFSRKAMDKTLAELEEERAGVAHLLG is encoded by the coding sequence ATGAAGACTCCCGTCCGCGTTGCCGTCACCGGCGCAGCCGGCCAGATCGGCTACTCGCTGCTGTTCCGCATCGCCTCCGGCGAAATGCTCGGCAAGGACCAGCCGGTGATCCTGCAGCTGCTGGAACTGCCGCTGGAGAAGGCCCAGGCCGCGCTCAAGGGCGTGATCATGGAACTGGAAGACTGCGCGTTCCCGCTGCTGGCCGGCATCGTCGGCACCGACGACGCGGAAGTGGCGTTCAAGGACGCCGACATCGCCCTGCTGGTCGGCGCGCGTCCGCGCGGCCCGGGCATGGAGCGCAAGGACCTGCTGCTGGAGAACGCCAAGATCTTCACCGCCCAGGGCGCCGCGCTGAACAAGGTCGCCTCGCGCAACGTCAAGGTGCTGGTGGTCGGCAACCCGGCCAACACCAACGCCTACATCGCCATGAAGTCGGCGCCGGATCTGCCGGCGAAGAACTTCACCGCGATGCTGCGCCTGGACCACAACCGCGCGCTGAGCCAGCTCGCCGCCAAGGCCGGCGTCGCCGTGGGCGACATCGAGAACCTGATCGTGTGGGGCAACCACAGCCCGACCATGTATCCGGACTACCGCTTCGCCAAGGCCGGCGGCGCGTCGCTGAAGGACAAGATCAACGACGCCGCCTGGAACGCCGACACCTTCATCCCGCAGGTCGGCAAGCGCGGCGCGGCGATCATCGAAGCGCGCGGCCTGTCCTCGGCCGCCTCGGCCGCCAACGCCGCCATCGACCACATCCGCGACTGGGTGCTGGGCAGCGACGGCAAGTGGGTGACCATGGGCGTGCCGTCGGACGGCAGCTACGGCATCCCGGAAGGCGTCATGTACGGCGTGCCGGTGATCACCGCCAACGGCGAATACACCCGCGTGGAAGGCCTGGAAGTCGACGAGTTCAGCCGCAAGGCCATGGACAAGACCCTGGCTGAGCTGGAAGAAGAGCGCGCCGGCGTCGCCCACCTGCTGGGCTGA
- a CDS encoding response regulator transcription factor produces MADAALRLLIADDHPMFRAALRYALGEIAPNAHVVEVASQSALEAAIGSGEAFDLAMLDLMMPGAMGFSSLVYARGERPELPVVIISSNEHPRTIRRAQQFGASGFVPKSAPAAVLGEAVGAVLAGNVWFPPQQAERDEGDAQLADRLAQLTPQQMRVLLRLADGLLNKQIAYELSLAENTVKIHVTAILRKLGCHSRTQAAVLVKGLALEDEGGVHDGASGLA; encoded by the coding sequence ATGGCCGACGCCGCCCTGCGCCTTCTGATCGCCGACGACCACCCGATGTTCCGGGCGGCGCTGCGCTACGCGCTGGGCGAGATCGCGCCGAACGCGCACGTGGTCGAGGTCGCCAGCCAAAGCGCGCTGGAAGCGGCGATCGGCAGCGGCGAGGCCTTCGATCTGGCCATGCTCGATCTGATGATGCCCGGCGCGATGGGCTTCTCCTCGCTGGTGTACGCGCGCGGCGAACGGCCCGAGTTGCCGGTGGTGATCATTTCCTCCAACGAACACCCGCGCACGATCCGCCGCGCGCAGCAGTTCGGTGCGTCGGGCTTCGTGCCCAAGTCGGCGCCGGCGGCGGTGCTGGGCGAAGCGGTCGGCGCGGTGCTGGCCGGCAACGTCTGGTTCCCGCCGCAGCAGGCCGAGCGCGACGAAGGCGACGCGCAGTTGGCCGACCGTTTGGCGCAGCTGACGCCGCAGCAGATGCGGGTGTTGTTGCGTTTGGCCGACGGATTGCTCAACAAGCAGATCGCTTACGAGCTGTCGTTGGCGGAGAACACGGTGAAGATTCACGTCACCGCGATCCTGCGCAAGCTCGGTTGCCATTCGCGCACGCAGGCCGCGGTGTTGGTGAAGGGGCTGGCGTTGGAGGACGAGGGCGGCGTGCACGATGGGGCGAGCGGGTTGGCGTAG
- a CDS encoding PAS-domain containing protein translates to MLHHRRRQLQTAAWIVLILAGMLLSALVAGRIAYAQALQRQAGEASALLAQRAQVIEQHIDRYRIMPAVLSLDPQLRATLANPNDTAQRQRANERLVQLNFANRTSTLTLIDRSGTGLAASNWDQPNSNVGYSYAFRPYFQQAMARGAGEFYAIGVTTGIPGHFIARAVRDERGGAVGAVAVKVELEDIRSDWSERGDLVLLSDNHGVVFLSAQPLWRYRMLHALSPAEQTELRETRQYQSQRLRPAAFEVQREIDGGARVVRWREPRLREPMLWQSLHLAREDWTLHLLRDVTPSIRTAWIARAVAAGAWLLAVAVALLLIQRGRIAALRLRSRQELERMVEHHAEALRNAQDGLVHAARQASMGEGQSLEHLPQGVSVVDAQLRLVAWNQRYGELFRYPPELLQVGRPIEDLIRFNAKRGLLGADPEEAIKRRLDHLLRGQPYLHERERPDGTVIEIRGNPMPDGGFVTSYADITAYKQAARDLRTLADSLERGIEQRTSDLQAAKGEAERANRSKTRFVAAAVHDLLQPLNAARMYLSSLRRRVDDVEGRELADHIEAALAAQDDILSSLLDISRLESGALEVRRAALPLARVFAAIDSQFRILAQARGLRLHVLPTRVRVDSDEVLLRRILQNFVSNAMQFTPRDGRIVLGARRLRGGVRIEVWDSGPGIAENKRELIFEEFQRLDTGADAPQRGAGLGLAIVRRVARLLGHRVAVRSWPGHGSVFSVEAPYARETEAEAAPVAPTIHPAAATADPDSPLRGRKVWVIDDDLHSRQAALRLLSDWGCLADGAASAAEALTHADAQPPPDLLLLDYRLGESTGFELGTQLEAKWKRLPPVVLMSADADPTLRPRAAERDWHFLPKPLKPAALRALASRLVGRGE, encoded by the coding sequence ATGCTCCACCACCGCCGCCGCCAGCTCCAGACCGCCGCCTGGATCGTCCTGATCCTCGCCGGCATGCTGCTGTCGGCGCTGGTCGCCGGACGCATCGCCTACGCGCAGGCGCTGCAGCGGCAGGCCGGCGAAGCCAGCGCCCTGCTCGCGCAGCGCGCGCAGGTGATCGAGCAGCACATCGACCGTTACCGGATCATGCCGGCGGTGCTGTCGCTGGATCCGCAATTGCGCGCCACGCTCGCCAACCCCAACGACACCGCGCAGCGCCAGCGCGCCAACGAGCGGCTGGTGCAGCTCAACTTCGCCAACCGCACCAGCACGCTGACGTTGATCGACCGCAGCGGCACCGGCTTGGCGGCGAGCAACTGGGACCAGCCCAACAGCAACGTCGGCTACTCCTACGCGTTCCGTCCGTACTTCCAGCAGGCGATGGCACGCGGCGCCGGCGAGTTCTACGCCATCGGCGTCACCACCGGCATCCCCGGCCATTTCATCGCCCGCGCGGTGCGCGACGAGCGCGGCGGCGCGGTCGGCGCGGTGGCGGTGAAGGTCGAGTTGGAAGACATCCGCTCGGACTGGAGCGAACGCGGCGATCTGGTCCTGCTCAGCGACAACCACGGCGTGGTGTTCCTGTCGGCGCAGCCGCTGTGGCGCTACCGCATGCTGCACGCGCTGTCGCCGGCTGAGCAGACCGAACTGCGCGAGACCCGCCAATACCAGAGCCAGCGCCTGCGCCCGGCCGCGTTCGAAGTACAGCGCGAAATCGACGGCGGCGCGCGCGTGGTGCGCTGGCGCGAACCGCGCCTGCGCGAGCCGATGCTGTGGCAGTCGCTGCATCTGGCGCGCGAGGACTGGACCTTGCACCTGCTGCGCGACGTCACCCCGAGCATCCGCACCGCCTGGATCGCGCGCGCGGTCGCCGCCGGCGCGTGGCTGCTGGCGGTGGCAGTGGCGCTGCTGCTGATCCAGCGCGGCCGCATCGCCGCGCTGCGCCTGCGCAGCCGGCAGGAACTCGAACGCATGGTCGAACACCACGCCGAAGCGCTGCGCAACGCGCAGGACGGCCTCGTGCACGCGGCGCGGCAGGCGAGCATGGGCGAAGGCCAGAGCCTGGAGCATTTGCCGCAAGGCGTCAGCGTGGTCGATGCGCAGTTGCGCTTGGTCGCCTGGAATCAGCGTTACGGCGAACTGTTCCGCTATCCGCCCGAGTTGCTGCAGGTCGGCCGGCCGATCGAGGACCTGATCCGCTTCAACGCCAAGCGCGGCTTGCTCGGCGCCGATCCGGAAGAAGCGATCAAGCGCCGTCTCGATCATCTGCTGCGCGGCCAGCCGTATCTGCACGAACGCGAGCGCCCCGACGGCACCGTGATCGAAATCCGCGGCAACCCGATGCCCGACGGCGGCTTCGTCACCAGCTACGCCGACATCACCGCCTACAAGCAGGCCGCGCGCGATCTGCGCACGCTCGCCGACAGTCTGGAACGCGGCATCGAACAGCGCACCAGCGACCTGCAGGCGGCCAAGGGCGAGGCCGAGCGCGCCAACCGCTCCAAGACCCGCTTCGTCGCCGCCGCGGTGCACGATCTGCTGCAGCCGCTCAACGCCGCGCGCATGTACCTATCGTCGCTGCGCCGGCGCGTGGACGACGTCGAGGGGCGCGAGCTGGCCGATCACATCGAAGCGGCGTTGGCGGCGCAGGACGACATCCTCTCCAGCCTGCTCGACATTTCGCGCCTGGAATCCGGCGCGCTGGAAGTGCGGCGCGCGGCGCTGCCGCTGGCGCGGGTGTTCGCCGCCATCGACAGCCAGTTCCGCATCCTCGCCCAGGCGCGCGGGCTGCGCCTGCACGTGCTGCCCACTCGCGTGCGGGTCGACAGCGACGAAGTGCTGCTGCGGCGGATCCTGCAGAACTTCGTCTCCAACGCGATGCAATTCACTCCGCGCGACGGCCGCATCGTGCTCGGCGCGCGGCGGCTGCGCGGCGGCGTGCGGATCGAGGTGTGGGACAGCGGGCCGGGCATCGCCGAGAACAAGCGCGAGCTGATCTTCGAGGAATTCCAGCGCCTGGACACCGGCGCGGACGCGCCGCAGCGCGGCGCCGGCTTGGGTCTGGCGATCGTGCGGCGGGTGGCGCGCCTGCTCGGCCATCGCGTCGCGGTGCGCTCCTGGCCCGGGCACGGCAGCGTGTTTTCGGTCGAGGCGCCGTATGCGCGCGAGACCGAGGCCGAAGCGGCGCCGGTCGCGCCGACGATCCACCCCGCCGCGGCCACCGCCGATCCCGATTCGCCGCTGCGCGGCCGCAAGGTCTGGGTGATCGACGACGATCTGCATTCGCGCCAGGCCGCGCTGCGGTTGCTGAGCGATTGGGGTTGCCTCGCCGACGGCGCCGCCAGCGCGGCCGAAGCGCTGACCCACGCCGACGCGCAACCGCCGCCGGATCTGCTGCTGCTCGATTACCGATTGGGCGAGAGCACCGGCTTCGAGCTCGGTACGCAGCTGGAAGCCAAGTGGAAGCGATTGCCGCCGGTGGTGTTGATGTCGGCCGACGCCGATCCGACGCTGCGGCCGCGCGCGGCGGAGCGCGATTGGCATTTCCTGCCGAAGCCGTTGAAGCCGGCGGCGTTGCGGGCGTTGGCGTCGCGGTTGGTCGGGCGCGGGGAATGA
- a CDS encoding porin: MRNARFAFAASPLALALYALAPAAHAGSFDDWPTKYAFSDGTEISATANWAYDVVDFDGDGYGTAATRLKDDGHYRRREFGMNLKKKDVYDFTAVFDFESKLWLDVALRLETKALFGADYGKVRVGYFKTPVSMESVAASRTASMMELSAASQAIFEGRRTGVEWSIERPRYALTAGYFFGHDLQGDNPGTTAAGRAVWTPIKEKDRVLHLGLTGSVENPHGFTDGRGAYFGPAARFRARPLNGLTAVRLVDSGSLRETDKIVRNGLEALWIDGPWSVQAEYLRATAQRNNGQRDFTADGYYVTGSWVVTGETRPYSGNNVANIKPAHGYGAVELLARYGQLDLDDGGIAGGKQRDWTVGANWYLTTHFKFQANYVHVKADKGLLAADPDVVEVRAQVQF, from the coding sequence ATGCGCAACGCCCGCTTCGCCTTCGCCGCTTCCCCGCTCGCACTCGCCCTGTACGCGCTCGCGCCCGCCGCCCACGCCGGCAGCTTCGACGACTGGCCGACCAAATACGCTTTCTCCGACGGCACCGAAATTTCCGCCACGGCCAACTGGGCCTACGACGTCGTCGATTTCGACGGCGACGGCTACGGCACCGCCGCGACCCGGCTCAAGGACGACGGCCACTACCGCCGCCGCGAGTTCGGCATGAACCTGAAGAAGAAGGACGTCTACGACTTCACCGCGGTGTTCGACTTCGAGTCCAAGCTGTGGCTCGACGTGGCCCTGCGCCTGGAAACCAAAGCGCTGTTCGGCGCCGACTACGGCAAGGTCCGCGTCGGCTACTTCAAGACGCCGGTGAGCATGGAGAGCGTCGCCGCTTCGCGCACCGCGAGCATGATGGAACTGTCCGCCGCCTCGCAGGCGATCTTCGAAGGCCGCCGCACCGGCGTGGAGTGGTCGATCGAACGGCCGCGCTATGCGCTGACCGCCGGGTATTTCTTCGGCCACGACCTGCAGGGCGACAACCCGGGCACCACCGCCGCCGGGCGTGCGGTGTGGACGCCGATCAAGGAAAAAGACCGGGTGCTGCATCTGGGCCTGACCGGCTCGGTCGAAAACCCGCACGGCTTCACCGACGGCCGCGGCGCTTACTTCGGCCCCGCCGCGCGCTTCCGCGCGCGTCCGCTCAACGGCCTGACCGCGGTGCGGCTGGTCGATTCGGGCAGCCTGCGCGAGACCGACAAGATCGTGCGCAACGGTCTGGAAGCGCTGTGGATCGACGGGCCGTGGTCGGTGCAGGCCGAGTACCTGCGCGCGACCGCGCAACGCAACAACGGCCAGCGCGATTTCACCGCCGACGGCTACTACGTCACCGGCAGCTGGGTGGTCACCGGCGAAACCCGGCCCTACAGCGGCAACAACGTCGCCAACATCAAGCCCGCGCACGGCTATGGCGCGGTCGAGCTGCTGGCGCGCTACGGCCAGCTCGACCTCGACGACGGCGGCATCGCCGGCGGCAAGCAACGCGATTGGACCGTCGGCGCGAACTGGTACCTCACCACCCACTTCAAGTTCCAGGCCAACTACGTGCATGTGAAGGCGGATAAGGGATTGCTGGCGGCGGATCCGGATGTGGTGGAGGTGCGGGCGCAGGTGCAGTTCTGA
- a CDS encoding dicarboxylate/amino acid:cation symporter — MKKSGSHFYLWVVGAIVLGGLIGHFFPEFGVKLKPLGDGFIALIKMLIGPIIFLTVVLGIAGVADVKKVGRVGVKAILYFEVVSTIALLIGLLVVNTLKPGVGFNADPAKLDPALVAKATDYAHKAEQQSTVDFLLHIIPKTFTDAFTGDGSLLQVLLLAVLFGFSLLHMGKTGEKVMDLLEPLSKVFFGIMSMIMKLAPIGAGAAMAFTIGEFGVGALGPLMKLMGSFYLTCALFVLIVLGLIARFTGFSIIRFIRYIRDELLLVLGTSSSESALVPLMRKLERLGCSKPVVGLVVPSGYSFNLDGTNIYLTMAAIFVAQALGVELTLTQEITLLAVAMLTSKGASGVTGAGFITLAATLHVVPAVPVAGLALILGIDRFMSEARALTNIIGNGVATVVVARWENELDRDKLNRELLNPPSATDLDADLPSDHHAPLADKA, encoded by the coding sequence ATGAAAAAATCCGGCTCGCACTTCTATCTCTGGGTGGTCGGCGCCATCGTCCTCGGCGGCCTGATCGGGCATTTCTTCCCCGAATTCGGGGTCAAGCTCAAACCGCTGGGCGACGGCTTCATCGCGCTGATCAAGATGCTGATCGGCCCGATCATCTTCCTGACCGTGGTGCTCGGCATCGCCGGCGTCGCCGACGTCAAGAAAGTCGGGCGCGTGGGCGTCAAGGCGATCCTGTATTTCGAAGTGGTCTCCACCATCGCCTTGCTGATCGGCTTGCTGGTGGTCAACACGCTCAAGCCCGGCGTCGGCTTCAACGCCGATCCGGCCAAGCTCGACCCGGCGCTGGTGGCCAAGGCCACCGACTACGCGCACAAGGCCGAGCAGCAGAGCACGGTCGACTTCCTGCTGCACATCATCCCCAAGACCTTCACCGACGCCTTCACCGGCGACGGCAGCCTGCTGCAGGTGCTGCTGCTCGCGGTGCTGTTCGGTTTCTCGCTGCTGCACATGGGCAAGACCGGCGAGAAGGTGATGGATTTGCTCGAACCGCTGTCGAAGGTGTTCTTCGGCATCATGAGCATGATCATGAAGCTCGCGCCAATCGGCGCCGGCGCGGCGATGGCCTTCACCATCGGCGAATTCGGCGTCGGCGCGCTCGGCCCGCTGATGAAGCTGATGGGCAGCTTCTACCTGACCTGCGCGCTGTTCGTGCTGATCGTGCTGGGCCTGATCGCGCGCTTCACCGGCTTCAGCATCATCCGTTTCATCCGCTACATCCGCGACGAACTGCTGCTGGTGCTGGGCACCTCGTCGTCGGAATCGGCGCTGGTGCCGCTGATGCGCAAGCTCGAACGGCTGGGCTGCTCCAAGCCGGTGGTGGGCCTGGTCGTGCCGAGCGGTTATTCGTTCAACCTCGACGGCACCAACATCTACCTGACCATGGCGGCGATCTTCGTCGCCCAGGCGCTGGGCGTGGAGCTCACCCTCACCCAGGAAATCACCTTGCTGGCGGTGGCGATGCTGACCTCGAAGGGCGCCTCGGGCGTCACCGGCGCGGGCTTCATCACCTTGGCGGCGACCTTGCACGTGGTGCCGGCGGTGCCGGTCGCGGGCCTCGCGCTGATCCTCGGCATCGACCGTTTCATGAGCGAGGCGCGCGCGCTGACCAACATCATCGGCAACGGCGTGGCCACCGTGGTGGTGGCGCGCTGGGAGAACGAACTCGATCGCGACAAGCTCAACCGCGAGCTGCTCAATCCGCCGAGCGCGACCGATCTCGATGCCGACCTGCCGTCGGATCACCACGCTCCGCTGGCCGACAAGGCCTGA